From a region of the Panicum virgatum strain AP13 chromosome 2K, P.virgatum_v5, whole genome shotgun sequence genome:
- the LOC120678177 gene encoding mitochondrial pyruvate carrier 1-like gives MSTALKAFLNSPVGPKTTHFWGPVANWGFVLAGLVDMNKPPEMISGNMTAAMCVYSALFMRFAWMVQPRNYLLLACHASNESVQLYQLSRWARAQGYLEKKEPETQQ, from the exons ATGTCGACGGCGCTCAAGGCCTTCCTCAACAGTCCGGTCGGCCCCAAGACCACCCACTTCTGGGGTCCCGTCGCAAACTGGGGTTTCGTGCTTGCG GGTTTGGTTGACATGAACAAACCTCCTGAAATGATATCTGGCAATATGACAGCAG CCATGTGCGTCTATTCAGCACTCTTTATGAGGTTCGCATGGATGGTGCAGCCGCGGAACTACTTGCTTCTggcatgccatgcatccaatGAGTCAGTCCAGCTCTACCAGTTGTCTCGGTGGGCTAGGGCCCAGGG GTATCTGGAGAAGAAAGAACCGGAGACTCAGCAGTAA
- the LOC120678209 gene encoding protein STRICTOSIDINE SYNTHASE-LIKE 10-like, which yields MVAAARSSSRSFPVLFLLLPLVVLPASAVSYETKSMDPGLVVITLPEPVSGPESLAFDGRGGGPYSGVSDGRVLRWDGGLRGWTEYAYNSKHKSVALCSPEKKLVVPESVCGRPLGLQFHRRSGELYVADAYLGLLRVPPRGGLAEVVAAEAGGEPFNFLNGLDVDQRTGDVYFTDSSTTYQRSDYLLVVALGDETGRLLRYSRRARRVEVLRSGLSYPNGVAVGGGGEHVVVAHTALCELRRHWVRGPRAGASETFTELPGYPDNVRADGRGGYWVALSKGAGGGGAGAAPTVAVRVSPEGNVTEALEGFSFVSVSEVAERRGALWVGSVDTPYAGELRRRRPSV from the exons ATGGTGGCCGCCGCTCGTTCGTCATCGCGTTCCTTCCCCGTCCTCTTTCTCCTGCTGCCTCTCGTGGTGCTGCCTGCGTCGGCGGTGTCGTACGAGACCAAGTCCATGGACCCTGGGCTCGTCGTGATTACGCTGCCGGAGCCGGTGTCCGGGCCGGAGAGCCTCGCCTTCGACGGACGCGGCGGTGGGCCCTACTCCGGCGTCTCCGACGGCCGCGTCCTCCGGTGGGACGGCGGCCTCCGGGGATGGACCGAGTACGCCTACAACTCCAAGCACAA GAGCGTGGCGCTAtgctcgccggagaagaagctgGTGGTGCCGGAGAGCGTGTGCGGGCGCCCGCTGGGGCTGCAGTTCCACCGGCGGTCCGGCGAGCTGTACGTCGCCGACGCGTACCTGGGGCTACTCAGGGTGCCGCCGCGCGGCGGGCTGGCGGAGGtcgtggcggcggaggcaggcGGCGAGCCGTTCAACTTCCTCAACGGGCTGGACGTCGACCAGCGGACCGGCGACGTCTACTTCACTGACAGCAGCACCACGTACCAGAGGAG CGACTACCTGCTGGTGGTGGCCTTGGGCGACGAGACGGGGCGTCTGCTTCGGTAcagccggcgcgcgcggcgcgtggaGGTGCTCCGGTCGGGGCTCTCCTACCCGAACGGCgtggcggtgggcggcggcggcgagcacgtgGTGGTGGCGCACACGGCGCTGTGCGAGCTGCGGCGGCACTGGGTCCGCGGGCCCCGGGCGGGCGCGTCCGAGACCTTCACGGAGCTGCCGGGGTACCCGGACAACGTGCGCGCCGACGGCCGCGGCGGGTACTGGGTGGCGCTGAgcaagggcgccggcggcggcggcgcgggcgcggcgcccACGGTCGCCGTGCGGGTGTCCCCCGAGGGCAACGTGACGGAGGCGCTGGAGGGGTTCAGCTTCGTGTCCGTGAGCGAGGTGGCCGAGCGCCGCGGCGCGCTCTGGGTCGGCTCCGTCGACACGCCCTACGCCGGGGagctccgccggcggcgccccagCGTCTGA
- the LOC120678156 gene encoding putative F-box protein At1g47790, translating to MEQKRARAAEEPARLMCDDALTEVFRRLPARALAACRLVCKSWMTVLTDPHFIHEHLSRGRQKLLLFASDRVSDRSLAMVLADDNKSMYQLSRPAASRSVFVHNSCNGLLCLGDSTGAVEVLNPTTGESLMLPTPTYTAGSSQFSSCNWHCLGFCPKTREHKVVHFYPGTHIDSFKVRCEIYTLGAGVWRQVGSFRGAPIDRGVHVNGAVYYLTKFRYIASSRINCLNLESEKIDAMMLPPRKSYGGHCSLTELEGRVCLLVVDGVLEGPPRTMDILMLNSDEQSWTPRYHFSLPWLIPSCYFTPKHTLFHDGKIWVQLLARNLYCFDPRSNSEELTIAWPELDFPFSTHTFIESIVPLRKDYFIKHIQ from the coding sequence ATGGAGCAGAAGAGAGCAAGGGCAGCGGAGGAGCCTGCCCGGTTGATGTGTGATGATGCGCTAACGGAGGTCTTCCGCAGGCTGCCTGCCCGTGCGCTCGCCGCTTGCAGGCTGGTGTGCAAGTCCTGGATGACGGTGCTCACGGATCCACACTTCATCCACGAGCACCTTAGCCGCGGCCGGCAGAAGCTGCTGCTCTTTGCGAGCGACCGGGTGAGCGATAGGTCGCTCGCCATGGTGCTTGCGGATGACAACAAGTCCATGTACCAGTTGTCGAGGCCTGCTGCGTCTCGGAGCGTGTTTGTCCACAATTCATGCAATGGGCTGCTGTGCCTGGGTGACAGTACAggagccgtggaggtgctgAACCCGACAACCGGTGAATCTCTAATGTTGCCAACTCCGACGTACACAGCAGGGAGCAGCCAGTTCTCATCCTGTAATTGGCACTGCTTGGGGTTTTGTCCAAAGACGAGGGAGCACAAGGTTGTGCATTTCTATCCTGGAACACATATTGATTCGTTCAAGGTGCGCTGTGAGATATACACACTTGGAGCTGGTGTCTGGAGACAAGTTGGGAGCTTCCGTGGTGCTCCGATAGATAGAGGGGTGCATGTGAATGGAGCAGTGTACTATCTGACAAAGTTTCGCTACATTGCTTCATCTCGAATCAATTGCTTGAATCTTGAGAGCGAAAAAATTGATGCGATGATGCTTCCTCCACGCAAGTCTTATGGAGGGCATTGCTCTTTGACGGAGCTTGAAGGAAGGGTATGCTTGTTAGTTGTGGATGGTGTGCTTGAAGGTCCGCCTCGTACGATGGACATATTGATGCTCAATAGTGATGAGCAGAGCTGGACTCCCAGATACCACTTCTCTTTGCCTTGGTTGATTCCTTCCTGTTATTTTACTCCGAAGCACACACTCTTCCATGACGGGaaaatttgggtgcaattgTTGGCTAGGAATCTCTACTGTTTTGATCCAAGATCAAATTCTGAAGAATTGACAATAGCGTGGCCAGAGCTTGACTTTCCGTTTAGCACACATACTTTCATTGAGAGCATAGTTCCTTTGCGGAAAGACTACTTCATCAAGCACATACAGTGA